CTGCTCTTCGCGGTGCACCCGCTGCGGGTCGAGTCGGTGGCCTGGGTGACGGAGCGGCGTCGGTTGGGATTGCTTCACGTCGACCAGGGACGCTACGCGGATGCAATTCCGCTCCTGCGGCGGGCGCTCGCGCTCGACCCCCGCTTCCCGCTCGTGCGCAAGGACTTGGTGCTGGCGCTTCGAAAGCGGGCCGCCGAGCTTGAGGCGACGGGGGACCGGCGGGAGGCAGCCGGGCTGCTGAGGGAGGCGACGGATCTTCTGGCGCACGACCCCGGCGCGCCCGGGCCGACGAGCGCGCGAGAGCCGGCCGTCGGGTCGGACACCGGCCGGTCCGGCCGGTGAACACGGAGCGAATCGCGGGTCGACCGCTCGTCCTTCCCGTCCTCGTGTTCACGGTCGCGTTCGTCGCCTTTCTTCCGGGTCTCAGCGGACAGTTCCTCGACTGGGACGACGGCGGCAATTTCCTCCGGAACCCGAACTTCCGGGGCCTCGGCTGGAGCAACCTCCGCTGGATGTTCACGACGACGCTGATGGGGCACTGGATCCCGCTCACGTGGCTGACGCTCGGGGCGAACTACGTGATCGGGGGGATGGCGCCGTGGGGCTATCACCTGGGCAATGTGTTGTTACACGCGGCCAACGCGGTGGTGTTCTACGCCGTGGCGCGGCGGCTGCTGGCGGCGGGGGCGGGGGGGGAACGGGCGCAGGGAGCGGTGGCGTGGGGCGCGGCGGCGGCGGCGGCAGTGTTCGCGGTGCACCCGCTGCGGGTCGAGTCGGTGGCCTGGGTGACGGAGCGGCGCGACGTGCTGAGCGGGTTCTTCTTCCTGCTGGCGGTGCTGGGCTATCTCAAAGCAGTCGAGCGGGGGGCAGGCGGGCGGCTTGACTCGCGGTGGCGCGCGGTGTCGCTGGGGCTCTTCGCCGCCGCGCTCTCGTCCAAGGCCTCGACCATGATGCTGCCGGTGGCGCTGCTGGTGCTGGATGTCTATCCACTCCAGCGGCGCGGGGTGGGCGTCACGGTGCTCCTGCGGGAGAAGATCGGCTACTTCGTGCTGGCCGGGGTGGGGGCGGTGGTGGCGCTGGTGGCGGTGCGGCAGGGGGCGACGGTGACGGGCTACGCGGAGTACGGCGTCGGGGCGCGCGCGGTGATGACGCTGTATAGCCTGATGTTCTACCCGTGGAAGTTTCTGTGGCCGGTCGACCTGTCGCCGATGTACGAGCTGCCGGCGCGGGTCGAGCCGCTGGCGTGGCGGTTCCTGCTGCCGATGGTGGCGGTGCCGGTGATCACGACCGCGCTGCTCCTGCTGAGGCGGCGGTGGCCGGGGGGGCTCGCGGCGTGGGTGTATTCGGCGCTCCTGGTGCTGCCGGTGAGCGGGGCGGTGCACGCGGGGTATCAGCTGGCCCACGACCGGTACAGCTATCTCTCGGGGCTGGGCTTTGCGGTGCTGGCGGGCGCGGCAGTCGTGTGGGTCATCCGGGCGGGGGCGCGGGGCGTGCTGCGGCCGTGGCTCGAGGGAGTGGTGCTCGGGGCGATGGTGCTCATGGTGGCGACGCTGGGGGCGGGGGCCTGGCGGCAGAGCCGGGTGTGGCACGACTCCGAGACCCTCTGGCGCTGGGCTGCGGGCGTGGACCCGGCATGCATGGTCTGCCAGAGCAATTTGGGCAACCTGCTGCTCGAACAGGATCGTCTCGCCGAAGCGGAGACGGCCTTCCGCGCAGCGGTGACGGCGCGACCGGAGAGCGCGGGGCCGCGCAATAACCTGGGCGCGGTCCTCATCCGGCGCGGCCGATATGACGAGGCCGCCGCACAGTTCCGGGAAGCCATGCGGCTCGCACCCGACCGTATCGGCGGGGCCTTCAACCTGGGGTTGCTCTATGTCGTCCAGGGCAAGTTCGCGGAGGCGCTTCCCCTGCTCCGCCACGTTCTGGCTCAGCGGCCCGACCGCCCGGTCGCTCGGGCCGCCCTCTCGACGGCTCTCGTCAAGCGCGCCGACGAGCTTCGTCGCGAAGGGCGCCCCGGCGAGGCCGACTTGCTTGTGCGCGAGTCAGCGGCGCTCGCGCGGGACAGATCCCAGACCGAGGCTGTCCCCAAGGCTCCCCCTGGGTCCCGCTGAGACCCTGCTCCGGCCCGAGCGTCTCCGCTCCGGGGCGCTTGCGTTCGGGGGACTTTCCTGGTACTGAGTGGCCCACTCCCATGCGACTCAAGCGCGAGGCCGTGGAAGCGATGATGGCAGGGCGGCCCGCGGGCACGACCCTGGAAGAGGTGCTGGAGGTCTTCGAGGTCTTCGCCAGCGGCACCCTGGCCGACGAGGTCTACGTCCTGGACGACGTCAGCGGCAAGCGCATCGCCATCGCGCCCGCCGCGCTCCGGAACAAATACCGGAAGGAGTGACCCCCTATGAGCATCGTCACCGTCTCCCATGAGATCGGCGCGGGTGGCCCCGAGATCGGCCAGAAGGTGGCCGAGCGGCTGGGCCTGCACTACGTGGACCAGGAGCTCATCTCGGACGCCGCGCTGCGTTACGGTGTCCAGGAGGAAAAGCTCTCGAACCTCGACGAGTCCAAACCCTCGCTCTTCGAGCGCTTCGACGCCGAGACCCGGCGCTACATCACGGTGCTGCAGACGGCGCTCTTCGAGTTCGCCGAGAAGGACCGCGTGGTGCTCATGGGCCGCGCCGGCCAGTGGCTCCTGCGGGGCATCCCCCACGTGGTGCGCCTGCGGGTGATGGCGCCATTCGACCTGCGGGTCAAGCGCCTCGCCAAGAAGCTCTCCGGGCAGATGGGCGAGCAGACCAACCCGCGCACCGTGCAGGACATGGCGCGCCGGGACGACAGCGAGAAGCTCGGCCGCATGCGCTATCTGTAC
The DNA window shown above is from Candidatus Rokuibacteriota bacterium and carries:
- a CDS encoding tetratricopeptide repeat protein translates to MNTERIAGRPLVLPVLVFTVAFVAFLPGLSGQFLDWDDGGNFLRNPNFRGLGWSNLRWMFTTTLMGHWIPLTWLTLGANYVIGGMAPWGYHLGNVLLHAANAVVFYAVARRLLAAGAGGERAQGAVAWGAAAAAAVFAVHPLRVESVAWVTERRDVLSGFFFLLAVLGYLKAVERGAGGRLDSRWRAVSLGLFAAALSSKASTMMLPVALLVLDVYPLQRRGVGVTVLLREKIGYFVLAGVGAVVALVAVRQGATVTGYAEYGVGARAVMTLYSLMFYPWKFLWPVDLSPMYELPARVEPLAWRFLLPMVAVPVITTALLLLRRRWPGGLAAWVYSALLVLPVSGAVHAGYQLAHDRYSYLSGLGFAVLAGAAVVWVIRAGARGVLRPWLEGVVLGAMVLMVATLGAGAWRQSRVWHDSETLWRWAAGVDPACMVCQSNLGNLLLEQDRLAEAETAFRAAVTARPESAGPRNNLGAVLIRRGRYDEAAAQFREAMRLAPDRIGGAFNLGLLYVVQGKFAEALPLLRHVLAQRPDRPVARAALSTALVKRADELRREGRPGEADLLVRESAALARDRSQTEAVPKAPPGSR
- a CDS encoding cytidylate kinase family protein, which codes for MSIVTVSHEIGAGGPEIGQKVAERLGLHYVDQELISDAALRYGVQEEKLSNLDESKPSLFERFDAETRRYITVLQTALFEFAEKDRVVLMGRAGQWLLRGIPHVVRLRVMAPFDLRVKRLAKKLSGQMGEQTNPRTVQDMARRDDSEKLGRMRYLYEVDLRDPSLYDIVLNMEKLSIDAAVELVAGALQRPELQTTPAGQQLVADRSLASQVQVALATNPQTRKYRITVEARSGLVTLEGTAAMDEAVEVARSVRGVREVKTQQVDIPPIPPFVA